CTTCGAACAGCTGGACGAAGAAGTGGAGGTCGACCACGGCACCCTCGAGCGTGAAAAGGTCAGCGGTCGCCTGGACGTGCGCAACCTGAACTTCACCTACCCTGGCACCGAGCGCCACGTGCTCAAGGACATCAGCTTTACCGCCGAGCCTGGGCAGATGATCGCCCTGGTGGGGCGTTCGGGCAGTGGCAAGTCGACCCTGGCCAGCCTGATCCCGCGGTTCTATCACCATGAAAGCGGTGAGATTCTGCTCGATGGTGTCGAGATCGAAGACTACAAGCTGCTCAACCTGCGCAAGCACATTGCCCAGGTCACCCAGCACGTGACCCTGTTCAGCGACACCGTGACCAACAACATCGCCTACGGTGACCTCGCTGGCGCGCCACGTGAAGACGTGGAGGCCGCAGCGGCGGATGCCAACGCCAAGGACTTCATCGACCAGTTGCCCAAGGGCTTCGATACCCAGGTGGGCGAAAACGGCGTGCTGTTGTCCGGTGGCCAGCGTCAGCGCCTGGCGATTGCCCGTGCCTTGCTCAAGAATGCGCCGCTGTTGATTCTCGACGAGGCCACCTCGGCCCTCGACACCGAATCCGAGCGGCATATTCAGGCCGCACTCGACAAGGTCATGCAGGGCCGTACCACGCTGGTGATCGCGCACCGCTTGTCCACCATCGAGAAGGCCGACCTGATCCTGGTGATGGACGATGGGCGCATCGTCGAGCGTGGCACCCACGGCGAACTGTTGGCGCAGAACGGCTATTACGCCCGCCTGCATGCCATGGGCCTGGATGCACCGGTAACGGCCGATATCACCTGATCTGAGTTACACACAGCACCACTGTGGGAGGGGGCTTGCCCCCGATAGCGAAGTGTCAGCCTGCACAAATGCCAGCTGACCCACCGCCATCGGGGGCAAGCCCCCTCCCACATTTGCTCTGTGGTGGGCGCAAGCCATCGCAAACCCTGTGCTAATATCGCGCCCCTGTTCATTTTGTATGTGGGTTGCTCCATGAAGTTGTCCATGCCGCGATTCAATCAAGCCCCTGTCTTGGTGGTCGGCGATGTCATGCTCGACCGTTACTGGCATGGTGGTACCTCACGGATTTCCCCTGAGGCGCCGGTGCCGGTGGTCAAGGTCGAGCAAATCGAAGACCGTCCGGGTGGCGCTGCCAACGTTGCGCTCAATATCGCCGCGCTCGGCGCCCCGGCCTCCCTGGTGGGTGTGACCGGTGACGACGAGGCGGCCGACAGCCTGGCCAACAGCCTGCGCGGCGCTGGCGTGCGTGCATTGTTCCAGCGCATCGCTCATCAGCCGACCATCGTCAAGCTGCGGGTCATGAGCCGTCACCAGCAATTGCTGCGTATCGATTTTGAAGAACCCTTTGCCACCGATGCCTTGGCCCTGAGTGGCCAGGTCGACGAGTTGCTCGAAGGCATCAAGGTGCTGGTGTTGTCCGACTACGGCAAGGGCGCCCTGAAGAATCACCAGATGCTGATTCAGGCCGCCAAGGCGCGGAACATTCCGGTGCTGGCCGATCCGAAGGGCAAGGACTTCTCGATTTATCGGGGCGCCAGCCTGATCACGCCAAACCTCAGCGAGTTCGAAGCCGTTGTCGGTGGTTGCGCCGACGAGCACGAGCTGGTGAGCAAGGGCGCGGCGCTGATGGCCGATCTCGAGCTCGGTGCGCTGCTGGTGACCCGTGGCGAGCACGGCATGACCCTGCTGCGTCCGGACCACCCGGCGATGCACCTGCCGGCCCGTGCCCGGGAAGTGTTCGACGTCACCGGCGCCGGTGATACGGTGATTTCCACCCTGGCCGCGTCCATCGCAGCCGGCGAGGAACTGCCCCATGCGGTGGCGCTGGCCAACCTGGCAGCGGGCATCGTGGTTGGCAAGCTGGGTACCGCTGCCATCAGCGCACCCGAGTTGCGTCGCGCCATCCAGCGCTCCGAAGGTTCGGAACGTGGCGTATTGGGGCTCGAGCAATTGCTGCTGGCGATCGATGACGCGCGTGCCCACAACGAGAGCATCGTGTTCACCAACGGCTGCTTCGACATCCTGCACGCCGGCCACGTGACTTACCTTGAGCAAGCGAGCGCCCAGGGCGACCGCCTGATCGTTGCGGTCAACGATGATGCTTCCGTCAACCGCTTGAAAGGCCCGGGTCGCCCGATCAACAGCGTCGACCGGCGCATGGCGGTACTCGCCGGCCTGGGTGCGGTGGACTGGGTGATCAGCTTCTCGGAAGGGACCCCGGAAAACCTGTTGGCCCAGGTCAAGCCGGACGTGCTGGTCAAGGGCGGTGATTATTCCGTCGACCAGGTAGTGGGTGCCGACATCGTCAGCGCCTACGGCGGCACGGTCAAAGTGCTGGGGCTGGTGGAAAACAGCTCGACCACCGCAATCGTCGAAAAAATCCGCAATAACGAGTAAACCCTGTGGCCGCTGGGCTCGCGCCTAGCGGCTGGTTTTCCTCGGCACGATCTTGCGCAGCATCTGCTGCGCCCTGCCGGTCAGGCGCTTGAGCTTCGACTCTTTTTCCGGCTCTGCCAGGCCTTGCTGGCGCAGCCAGTCCTTCCAGCGAATCCGCTCATCGCGCACCAGCCAGCCCTCCTGCTGGGCGAAGCTTTCGGCCAGGTACAAGCCGCGCGTGCTCGCCGGGTACAGTTGGTCCTTCTTGACGGTGTACAGTTCGGCGAGCGGTTCGCCGTCCTTGAGCGGCATCAGGTACAGGTCCGGACGCTGGCGATCCAGGCGTGCGACCAGTTGATCGCCTTCCAGGCGTTCATCCACATGGAACAGGCTCAGAGACTTGGCTTCCTTCGGCACTTCCAGGCGCAAGTCGTAAATCAGCTGCAGTGATGCCGTGGGCAGGTGCACATAGGCCCGTGGCCGCTCGATCAGCTGCGTGGTCGCGCAACGCACCGGGCGCGCGGCGCCGGACAGCGGGCTCAGGCGAAACGGCAATGCTTCGCGGTAATGCAGCGCGGCGGAGTAGGGCGCCGGCAGCCACGTGTCGTTGAAGCGCCCGCCGAGCCAGCCTTCGGGGGTTTCCAGCAGGCACTCTTCGGCAATTTCCTGGATGGCGGTGTGCAGCGGCAGGTTCAGTTCATGGGCCGGGACGTAGCCGGAGATCAGCTTGAGCACCACATCGCCGCGATCCTGGCGACGCTGGCGCACCAGCACCCAGTAATCCTTGTTTTGCCAGTGCAGCGTCAGTCGCACCGAGACCCCCAGGTTCGCCAGTTCCAGGGCGAAGCGCTCGGCGTCCGGCACCTCAACCGGCTTGCGCCGTTGCAGGGTCTGGGCGAAGTTGAGCGGCATGCCGACGCTCTGGTAGCTCAGGCCTTCGGGGGTGGCTTCGACGTGCAGCGGCAGTGTCTTGAAGTTGCTGGGGTTCTTTCTTATGAGCGTACGCGGCATGTCGGCTCCTTTTTGCGACGGGGTCGGCCGCGTGGGGCGGCATCAGAGTTGACGAATGACCCGGGCAGCGGTTGCCACGTTATGGGCCAGGTGCAGCGGATTAATGGTCCCGACAATAGCACTGGCGACGCCCGTTTGCGCAAACAACAGCATGAAACTCGCCTGAATTGGATCCATTCCAGGTTCCAGGCAAACATGGCCGCTGGCCAGGGCTTTTTTCACCAGGATGCCCTTGCCATGGGCCGCCGCATAATCAATGACGGCTTTTTCGGCCTGTTCGTTCAGATTGTAGGTGACCATCGCGCAATCACCTCGCTCCAGCGCCTTCACCCCGCCTTCGACGGTCTTGCCGGAAAAGCCGAAACCGCGGACCTTGCCCTCTTTCTTCAGCGCCTCCAGGGTGTGGTACACCTCGCAGTCGTTGAGGATATGCAGGTCGTTGCCATCGGAGTGCACCAGCACCAGGTCGATAAAATCCGTTTCAAGTCGTTTCAGGCTGCGCTCGATCGACAGGCGCGTATGGGCGGCGCTGAAATCGTGGCGGGACACGCCGTCTTCGAACTCCTCACCGACCTTGCTGACGATCACCCAGTCCTTGCGCTGGCCACGCAACAGCGGCCCCAGGCGCTCTTCACTGCGACCGTAGGCGGGTGCGGTGTCGATCAGGTTGATGCCCAACTGGCGCGCCTGGCGCAGCAGCATGCGCGCCTCGTCGTCATCCGGAATCTTGAAGCCGCTGGGGTATTTCACCCCTTGGTCGCGGCCCAGCTTGACGGTGCCCAGGCCCAGTGGCGACACCAGCAGGCCGGTGCTGCCCAGCGGGCGATGCAGGTCGTGCAGGGTGGGCAGGCTCATGGCAACAGTTGCTCCCAGGCGGGTTGGCCGATAGCCGGTTTGGGCAAGTCGGGCAGCGGCTCGCTGACGCTTGGGCGGATGCCATCGCGTTCCAGGCTGTTGATCACGCGGTCGGCAAAATCGGGCGCCAGAGCCAGCTTGGTCGGCCAACCCACCAACAGGCGACCCTGTTCGGCAAGGAAAGCATTGTCGGGACGGGTCAGGCCCGATTGCAGCGGCTCGGCGCGGCTGACGCGCAGGGTGGCCCACTGGGTCTGGCTCATGTCGATCCACGGCAACAGCTGAGCCAGCTCTTTCTGGGCGGTGGCGATCTGCTCTTGCGGCGTGCGTGCCACGCCATCGGATTCGGCGATATCGCCGCCGATGTACCACACCCAGTTACCGTCGGCGGCCGGGTGGGTGGTCACGGTCAGACGCGGCTTGGTGCCGCCGCCCAGGCAGTGGGCATACAACGGCTTCAGCCCCGGCCCCTTGGCGAGGATCATGTGCAGCGGACGGGTTTGCATGGCTGGCTGGCTCAAGCCCAATGCCGCCAGCAGATCCGCCGTGCCGGCGCCGGCACTCAATACGATGCGCTGGGCGCGGATTTCGCGACCATCGACCTTCAAGCCCACCAGCGTCTCGCCTTCGCGCAGCGGTTCGATGTGTTGGCCCGCGAGCAAACCGTCACCGGCCAGGTGCGCCAGGCGTTCAATCAGGCTTGGCACGTCCACCACCAGTTCCGCCAAGCGATAGACCTTGCCCTTGAAGCGGCGGTCCTGCAGCGCTGGCGGCAGTTCATCGCCCTTGACCTGGTCAACGCGACCGCGCACGGCCTTACTGGCGAAAAAGCTGGTGAGATTGCCCGCGAGGGTGCCAGGTGACCACAGGTAATGGGCTTCAGAGAGCAGGCGCACACCGGACAGGTCGAGCTCGCCTTGACCGGCCAGGGCTTCTCGCCAGCGGCGCGGCATGTCGGCAATGGCTTCGGAGGCGCCGGTGAGGGCGCCATGCAGGGCGTACTTCGCGCCGCCGTGGATGATCCCCTGGGACTTCACGCTTTGACCGCCGCCCAAGGTTGCGCTTTCCACCAGCACCGTGGAAAACCCCTGGCGGCGCAGGCGCGCATTGAGCCAGAGGCCGGCAACCCCGGCGCCGACAATCAGAACGTCGGTGGAAATAGGCATGCGCGCGGGACCTCTGGCGTAGAAAAAAGGGGGGCTAGTATAGCGCGCAGTGGCAAGTTTCAAGCTGCAAGCGGCAAGTTAGAAGCAAACCGCATCGTTTTTCTTGCCGCTTGCCGCTTGCCGCTTGCCGCTTGCTGCTTGTAGCTGGCAGCTTGCCGCTGGGCTATCGCTTCAGTGACCCGCCGTTTTGGAGAACAGCTGAATCACCACCACGCCCAGCACAATCAGCGCCATCCCCAGCATGGCCGGAATATCCAGCTTCTGCCCGTAGATAAACAGCGCCGCAATGCTGACCATCACGATGCCCATCCCCGCCCACACGGCATAAGCCACGCCAACCGGCACCGTGCGCACCACCAGGGTCAGCATCCAGAACGCCACGCCGTACCCGACGATCACCAGCAGCAGCGGGATAGGCGTGCTCCAGCCTTTGATGGCTTTCATCGAAACGGTCGCGATCACTTCCGAACAGATGGCGATGGCCAGGTAACAGTAGGCAGCGTTCATGGTGCATTCCTCAAGGTGAAGCTCGTTTGATAAGGTCGGCATTCTAGAGGTTCAACAGATGGGGTAAAGTCATTACCTATCCGTATTCAAGATAGGTTCAGCCATGAGTGTGCAATGGGATCTGGAACAGATGCGCCTGTTTGTCAGTGTCGCCGAGCAGCGTTCGTTCTCTGCCGTGGCGCGCGGGCAGCGCAAGGCGCAATCGGCGGTCAGCAACGCTATTGCGATGCTCGAGGCAGACCTGGGCGTGAGTCTGTTCGAGCGTAGCAGCGGCCGCCAGCCGCGCCTGACCGAAGCCGGCAGTGTGCTGCTGGAGGAAGCACGTGAAGTGCTGCGCCAGTGCGAGCGCCTGACGGGCCGGGCCCTGTCGTTGACCCGTGGCGAAGAAGCTTGCCTGCGCCTGGCCCAGGACGAGGCGATGTTGTTCCAGCCGGTGCTCGACAGCCTTGAGGCGCTGGCGGTGCGCTATCCGCTGCTTGAGGTGCAGTTGTCCAGCGCCGCCCAGGGCGATGTGGCGCGCAAGCTGGTGGAGCGTCAGGCCGACCTGGGCCTGTTGTTCTACCACGACCAGATTCCCGAAGCCCTTGAGCGGCGCGTGGTGGGCAGTGTGGAAATGGTCACGGTGTGCGGTGTGAATCACCCATTGGCCAAGGAAAAGTACGTCGATTGCCAGCGACTGGCGCAGTTTCGCCAGTTGCTGATGTCGACCCAGACCAGCGTGTACCCCGGCAGTGAAGCCGCCAGCCCGCTGGTGTGGCGGGCCGACAGTTTCTACGTGCTGGCCGAATGGCTGATGAGCGGCCTCGGTTGGGCCTGGTTGCCACGGCATATCGTGCAGTACCCAACCTATCAGCAACAAATGGTCGAGCTGGACAGCGAATGGACCCCGCCGGCGCTGGTGGTAGAGCTGGTGTGGCGCCGCGATGAACACCTCGGGCCGGCCGCGCGCTTTTTGGCTAAACGTTTTGCCGAGTGCTTGCAGGCGATTGACTGAAAAAGCCGATAAACTCCGCCGCCATGAATAGAACTCTCTACACCTGTCTGTTTTACCTGGCGCTGCCGTTGGTGGCTTTACGTCTGTGGCTGCGTGCACGCAAGGCGCCGGCCTATGCCCAGCGCGTGGGCGAGCGGTTTTCCTATGGCTTGCCGGCGATGCAGCCCGGCGGGATCTGGGTGCATGCGGTGTCGGTGGGCGAAAGCATCGCCGCCGCGCCGATGATCCGCGCCTTGCTTGAGCGTTATCCGCAGTTGCCGATGACCGTCACCTGCATGACGCCCACCGGTTCCGAGCGCATCCAGGCACTGTTCGCCCATGAGCCGTGCGTTCAGCATTGTTATCTGCCGTACGACTTGCCCTGCGCGGCCAGGCGTTTCCTCGACCGGGTACAGCCCAGGCTGGCGGTGATCATGGAGACCGAGTTGTGGCCTAACCACATTCATGCCTGCGCCCAGCGCGGTATTCCGGTGGCCCTGGCCAATGCGCGGTTATCGGCGCGCTCGGCCAAGGGGTACGCACGGTTTGCCAAACTCACAGCGCCGATGCTGGCGCAAATGAGCCTGTTTGCGGTGCAGACCGAAACCGAGGCCCAGCGTTTTCGCAGCCTGGGCGCGCGGGCTGAAACCGTTGAAGTGACCGGCTCGATCAAGTTCGACCTGACCATCGACCCGCAGCTGCCGGAGCGCGCCGCCGCCCTGCGCGAACATTGGGGAGCTGGCGAGCGCCCGGTGTGGATCGCCGCCAGCACCCACGAAGGCGAAGACGACATCGTGCTCGCGGCCCATCGGCAACTGCTGGCCAGCTACCCCAATGCGCTGCTGATACTGGTGCCCCGTCATCAGGAACGTTTCGGCCCGACCTTCGAACGGTGCGTGCAGCAAGGCTTTGCCACGGTGCGGCGCTCCAGTGGCGAAACGGTCACCGCGCACACCTCGGTGCTGCTGGGCGACACCATGGGCGAGTTGCTGTTTCTGTACGCCTTGGCCGACAGCGCCTTTGTCGGCGGCAGCCTGGTGCCGACCGGAGGGCACAACCCGCTGGAACCGGCGGCGTTGGGCAAGCCGGTGATCATGGGGCCGCACCTGTTCAACTTCCTCGAAATCAGCGCGATGATGCGCGAGGCCGGGGCGTTGCGCGAAGTGGATGATGCAGAAGGGTTGGCCGAAGCGGTGCGCCAGTTGTTCGAGCTGCCGCAGGATGCGCGCAGGATGGCCGAGGCAGGATTGAAGGTGATGCGGGCCAATCAGGGGGCTTTGAAGCGCTTGTTGGATGGTTTGGACAAGCTGATAACCCCCTGAGTCAGCAGTGACCAACATGTGGGAGGGGGCTTGCCCCCGATGACGGAGTGTCAGTCAACACTGCTTGAATTGACAGATTGCCATCGGGGGCAAGCCCCCTCCCACATTGGTTTGTGTTGTTTTCAGGAGCCGGGGCGGGCCTTCAGTTGTTCGGCGGCGGCCTTGGCCAGGTCCGGCGGCAGGAAGTCCTTGTCCGGGTTGTAGTCAGCCTTCAGATAGCGCGTCAGCTCCTGCAGATCCCCCGGGTTCAAGGTGCCCGCCGCCTGCTTCAAGCGCAGGTTGTCGAGGATGTAGTCGTAGCGGCTGTTATTGTAGTTGCGCACCGACGAGTAGAGCTGGCGCTGGGCGTCCAGCACGTCGACGATATTGCGCGTGCCCACCTGATAACCGATTTCCGTGGCTTCCACCGCGCTCTGGTTGGAGATGATCGACTGGCGGCGCGCTTGAACCTGCTCCACATCGGTGTTCACCGCGCGGTGTAGGTTGCGGGTGTTTTCCACGACTTGGCGGCGCAGGCCTTCGCGTTGTTGCTCGGTCTGGTCGAGACGTGAATACGATTCACGCACCTGCGAACTGGTGAGGCCGCCGCTGTAGAGTGGGATGTTCAATTGCAAGCCGATGGTCCTGCGCGACGCATCTCCACGATAGTCGGGGCCAAAGGGGTTGGGGTTGCTGGCGCCCAAGGCGTCGTTGTCACCCTTTTGGTATTGCGCAACGGCATCCAGGGTCGGTGCGTGTCCCGCTTTGCGCTGCTTGAGTGTCTCTTCGGCGGCGGTGACCGCATAGTTGCTCGCCAGAAGATTAAGATTCTGGCGCCCGGCGGTCTCGACCCATGCCTTGGCGTCGTTTGGCGCTGGCGGTAATACCGGCAGCGTGTGGACGATTCCCTGGATTGAGTTGTACTGACGGTTGGTGAGCGTGATCAACGCTTCGAAGGCGTCTTCCACCTGGCGCTGGGCCACGATGCGGTTGGCGCGTGCAGTGTCATAGCTGGCCTGGGATTGCAGTACGTCCGTCTTGTCCGACAGGCCGACATCGAAGCGCTCGTTGGACTGATCCAGCTGGCGCTTGAAGGCAGCCTCTTCGGCCTTGGTGGTCGCCAGGTTATCTTGAGCCCGCAGCACGCTGAAGTAGCTCTCGGCGCTCTGCAGGATCAGGTTTTGCTCGGTGGCCGACAGCTGCAGCGCCGCCTGTTCGTTGACGGCTTCAGCTGCTTGCAGTTGGAACCAGCGGTCGGCGCGAAATAACGGTTGGCTCAAGGTCGCGCGCCAGGAATGTGCGTCACGGTCTATCGTGGCCGCTGGCTGATCGAACTTGTTGCGCACATTATTGGAATCGGCGCTCGCCGACAGGTTCGGCAGCAACCCGGCACGGGCCTGCGGGACGACTTCTTTCTGCGCGCCATATTGAGCGCGAGCGGCGGCCAGATCGGCGTTGTTATCCACAGCTTCCTGGTAGACGCTGACTAGGTCAGTTTTGGTCGACAGGGGCGCTTCTGCTGCCCAGGCCATTCCGTTGGTCGCACAAGACACGGCCAGAGCCAGTGAAAGTTTGCGCAGCATGAGGCGATCCCTAGTAAGAATATTATAGTAATAATTTTGCGCTCAAGGCTAAGGTGGGCCGTTCCTGGCGTCAAGCGTCGAGGCAGTGCCCGAGTGTAGTTGCGCGATCACGGCACAACAATCCCGCAATCATGTGATTTATCGGGGCGGCTACATCGCTATTGGCAATTTGCCCACGCCATGGTCTAGACTGGATGCGTTCTTGTCGGGGTGCCTTGTTGGAAGGCTGAGATCGGTAAATACCGGATCCCGTTGAACCTGATCAGGTTAGCGCCTGCGTAGGGAACAAGATTTCTCGTCACCCGGCGAGTCCTCTTGTGCTTCGTCCGGGATGTTGTTCGACAATCGAACAGCCCTCGTGCGCCAAGCACAGCACTGGCTCCAGTGCATCCGTCCGTCACAGGTTCGCTCCGACAAACATCCACCGCCTGGACAGTTGGAGAGCCCGTGATGAGCACAGAAATAAAAAGTACAAAACTGAAAAACACCGTGCACCTGAGTGAATCGGCCAAGGTCGACGCAGGCTCCGTGCAGCCGTTTACCCGCTCACAGAAAATCTACGTACAAGGCACCCGCCCGGACATTCGTGTGCCGATGCGTGAGATCAGCCTGGACGTGACCCCCACCGATTTCGGCGGTGAAATCAACGCGCCCGTGGTGGTCTACGACACCTCCGGCCCCTACACCGACCCCAACGTGATCATCGACGTGCGCAAAGGCCTGGGCGATGTGCGCTCGCCCTGGATCGAATCGCGCGGCGACACCGAGCGCCTGTCGGGCTTGAGCTCGCACTTCGGCCAACAGCGCCTGAGCGATGCCGAGTTGACCGCCCTGCGTTTCGCCCATGTGAAAAACCCGCGCCGCGCCAAGGCCGGGGCCAACGTCACGCAAATGCATTACGCGCGCAAAGGCATCATCACCGCCGAGATGGAATACGTCGCCATCCGCGAGAACATGAAGCTTGAAGAAGCCCGTGCCAGTGGCCTGCTCGACCAGCAGCATGCCGGCCACAGCTTCGGCGCCAGCGTGCCGAAAATCATCACGCCGGAATTTGTGCGTGAAGAAATCGCCCGTGGCCGCGCGATCATCCCGGCCAACATCAACCACACCGAACTGGAACCGATGATCATCGGCCGTAACTTCCTGGTGAAGATCAACGGCAATATCGGCAACAGCGCACTGGGCTCGTCCATTGAAGAAGAAGTGGCGAAACTGACCTGGGGCATTCGCTGGGGTTCTGACACGGTGATGGACCTGTCCACCGGCAAGCACATCCACGAAACCCGCGAGTGGATCATCCGCAATTCGCCAGTGCCGATCGGTACGGTGCCGATCTACCAGGCCCTGGAAAAAGTCGGCGGCGCCGCTGAAGACCTGACCTGGGAGCTGTTTCGCGACACCTTGATCGAACAGGCCGAGCAGGGCGTCGACTACTTCACCATCCACGCCGGCGTGTTGTTGCGCTATGTACCGCTGACCGCCAAGCGCGTCACCGGCATCGTTTCCCGTGGTGGCTCGATCATGGCCAAGTGGTGCCTGGCGCACCATAAAGAGAACTTCACCTACACGCATTTCGACGAAATCTGCGAAATCATGAAGGCCTACGACGTCAGCTTCTCCCTCGGCGACGGCCTGCGTCCAGGCTCGATCGCCGACGCCAACGACGCCGCGCAATTCGGTGAACTGGAAACCCTCGGCGAGCTGACCAAGATCGCCTGGAAACACGACGTGCAAACCATGATCGAAGGCCCTGGCCACGTGCCGATGCAGTTGATCAAGGAAAACATGGACAAGCAGCTGGAGTGCTGCGACGAGGCGCCGTTCTACACCCTCGGCCCGCTGACTACCGACATCGCGCCAGGTTATGACCACATCACCTCCGGTATCGGTGCGGCGATGATCGGCTGGTTCGGCTGCGCCATGCTCTGCTACGTCACCCCCAAAGAGCATTTGGGCCTGCCGAACAAGGATGACGTGAAGACCGGCATCATCACCTACAAGATCGCGGCGCATGCCGCCGACCTTGCCAAGGGCCATCCGGGTGCGCAGATACGCGACAACGCGCTGAGCAAGGCGCGCTTCGAGTTCCGCTGGGAAGACCAGTTCAACCTCGGCCTGGACCCGGACACCGCGCGCTCCTATCACGACGAAACCCTGCCGAAGGACTCGGCCAAGGTCGCGCATTTCTGCTCGATGTGCGGGCCGAAATTCTGCTCGATGAAGATCACTCAGGAAGTGCGCGAATACGCGGCCAACCAGCGCATTGACGCGGTGGATGTGGACGTGGCCAAGGGCCTGGCCGAGCAGGCTGAGCGGTTCAAGCAGGAAGGCAGCCAGCTTTACAAAAAGGTCTGATTCGGGATTTCAGGGGCCTATAAGGGCCTCATCGGGGGCAAGCCCCCTCCCACCTTTGACGGTGTGAACCCGATCAAATGTGGGAGGGGGCTTGCCCCCGATAGCCATATCCCAAACAACAAATGCCCCTCAGAGATACCCCCCTTGAACATTCACCCAAGTACCTACTCCCC
This region of Pseudomonas sp. MUP55 genomic DNA includes:
- the hldE gene encoding bifunctional D-glycero-beta-D-manno-heptose-7-phosphate kinase/D-glycero-beta-D-manno-heptose 1-phosphate adenylyltransferase HldE, whose translation is MKLSMPRFNQAPVLVVGDVMLDRYWHGGTSRISPEAPVPVVKVEQIEDRPGGAANVALNIAALGAPASLVGVTGDDEAADSLANSLRGAGVRALFQRIAHQPTIVKLRVMSRHQQLLRIDFEEPFATDALALSGQVDELLEGIKVLVLSDYGKGALKNHQMLIQAAKARNIPVLADPKGKDFSIYRGASLITPNLSEFEAVVGGCADEHELVSKGAALMADLELGALLVTRGEHGMTLLRPDHPAMHLPARAREVFDVTGAGDTVISTLAASIAAGEELPHAVALANLAAGIVVGKLGTAAISAPELRRAIQRSEGSERGVLGLEQLLLAIDDARAHNESIVFTNGCFDILHAGHVTYLEQASAQGDRLIVAVNDDASVNRLKGPGRPINSVDRRMAVLAGLGAVDWVISFSEGTPENLLAQVKPDVLVKGGDYSVDQVVGADIVSAYGGTVKVLGLVENSSTTAIVEKIRNNE
- a CDS encoding metal ABC transporter ATPase; amino-acid sequence: MPRTLIRKNPSNFKTLPLHVEATPEGLSYQSVGMPLNFAQTLQRRKPVEVPDAERFALELANLGVSVRLTLHWQNKDYWVLVRQRRQDRGDVVLKLISGYVPAHELNLPLHTAIQEIAEECLLETPEGWLGGRFNDTWLPAPYSAALHYREALPFRLSPLSGAARPVRCATTQLIERPRAYVHLPTASLQLIYDLRLEVPKEAKSLSLFHVDERLEGDQLVARLDRQRPDLYLMPLKDGEPLAELYTVKKDQLYPASTRGLYLAESFAQQEGWLVRDERIRWKDWLRQQGLAEPEKESKLKRLTGRAQQMLRKIVPRKTSR
- a CDS encoding aldo/keto reductase, whose translation is MSLPTLHDLHRPLGSTGLLVSPLGLGTVKLGRDQGVKYPSGFKIPDDDEARMLLRQARQLGINLIDTAPAYGRSEERLGPLLRGQRKDWVIVSKVGEEFEDGVSRHDFSAAHTRLSIERSLKRLETDFIDLVLVHSDGNDLHILNDCEVYHTLEALKKEGKVRGFGFSGKTVEGGVKALERGDCAMVTYNLNEQAEKAVIDYAAAHGKGILVKKALASGHVCLEPGMDPIQASFMLLFAQTGVASAIVGTINPLHLAHNVATAARVIRQL
- a CDS encoding NAD(P)/FAD-dependent oxidoreductase gives rise to the protein MPISTDVLIVGAGVAGLWLNARLRRQGFSTVLVESATLGGGQSVKSQGIIHGGAKYALHGALTGASEAIADMPRRWREALAGQGELDLSGVRLLSEAHYLWSPGTLAGNLTSFFASKAVRGRVDQVKGDELPPALQDRRFKGKVYRLAELVVDVPSLIERLAHLAGDGLLAGQHIEPLREGETLVGLKVDGREIRAQRIVLSAGAGTADLLAALGLSQPAMQTRPLHMILAKGPGLKPLYAHCLGGGTKPRLTVTTHPAADGNWVWYIGGDIAESDGVARTPQEQIATAQKELAQLLPWIDMSQTQWATLRVSRAEPLQSGLTRPDNAFLAEQGRLLVGWPTKLALAPDFADRVINSLERDGIRPSVSEPLPDLPKPAIGQPAWEQLLP
- a CDS encoding multidrug efflux SMR transporter, encoding MNAAYCYLAIAICSEVIATVSMKAIKGWSTPIPLLLVIVGYGVAFWMLTLVVRTVPVGVAYAVWAGMGIVMVSIAALFIYGQKLDIPAMLGMALIVLGVVVIQLFSKTAGH
- a CDS encoding LysR family transcriptional regulator, whose translation is MSVQWDLEQMRLFVSVAEQRSFSAVARGQRKAQSAVSNAIAMLEADLGVSLFERSSGRQPRLTEAGSVLLEEAREVLRQCERLTGRALSLTRGEEACLRLAQDEAMLFQPVLDSLEALAVRYPLLEVQLSSAAQGDVARKLVERQADLGLLFYHDQIPEALERRVVGSVEMVTVCGVNHPLAKEKYVDCQRLAQFRQLLMSTQTSVYPGSEAASPLVWRADSFYVLAEWLMSGLGWAWLPRHIVQYPTYQQQMVELDSEWTPPALVVELVWRRDEHLGPAARFLAKRFAECLQAID
- the waaA gene encoding lipid IV(A) 3-deoxy-D-manno-octulosonic acid transferase → MNRTLYTCLFYLALPLVALRLWLRARKAPAYAQRVGERFSYGLPAMQPGGIWVHAVSVGESIAAAPMIRALLERYPQLPMTVTCMTPTGSERIQALFAHEPCVQHCYLPYDLPCAARRFLDRVQPRLAVIMETELWPNHIHACAQRGIPVALANARLSARSAKGYARFAKLTAPMLAQMSLFAVQTETEAQRFRSLGARAETVEVTGSIKFDLTIDPQLPERAAALREHWGAGERPVWIAASTHEGEDDIVLAAHRQLLASYPNALLILVPRHQERFGPTFERCVQQGFATVRRSSGETVTAHTSVLLGDTMGELLFLYALADSAFVGGSLVPTGGHNPLEPAALGKPVIMGPHLFNFLEISAMMREAGALREVDDAEGLAEAVRQLFELPQDARRMAEAGLKVMRANQGALKRLLDGLDKLITP
- a CDS encoding TolC family outer membrane protein; the encoded protein is MLRKLSLALAVSCATNGMAWAAEAPLSTKTDLVSVYQEAVDNNADLAAARAQYGAQKEVVPQARAGLLPNLSASADSNNVRNKFDQPAATIDRDAHSWRATLSQPLFRADRWFQLQAAEAVNEQAALQLSATEQNLILQSAESYFSVLRAQDNLATTKAEEAAFKRQLDQSNERFDVGLSDKTDVLQSQASYDTARANRIVAQRQVEDAFEALITLTNRQYNSIQGIVHTLPVLPPAPNDAKAWVETAGRQNLNLLASNYAVTAAEETLKQRKAGHAPTLDAVAQYQKGDNDALGASNPNPFGPDYRGDASRRTIGLQLNIPLYSGGLTSSQVRESYSRLDQTEQQREGLRRQVVENTRNLHRAVNTDVEQVQARRQSIISNQSAVEATEIGYQVGTRNIVDVLDAQRQLYSSVRNYNNSRYDYILDNLRLKQAAGTLNPGDLQELTRYLKADYNPDKDFLPPDLAKAAAEQLKARPGS